A stretch of the Bacillus licheniformis DSM 13 = ATCC 14580 genome encodes the following:
- a CDS encoding SDR family NAD(P)-dependent oxidoreductase: MEMKNKTALVTGGGTGIGRAVSLSLANRGAAVVVNYSRSKAEAEETVGMIESQGGRALAVKADVSKISEVQDMFDRAVGEFGTVDLLVNNASITRHIELDDLEGASEEVWDELYAVNVKGMFNCARAAAPFMKRNKQGAIVNVGSIAGLTGSGSSLPYAVSKAAVHGLTKSLAHALAPDIRVSCVAPGAVSTRWWEGNEEKMKRLSQKLPLERIAEPEDIALLICALLEQETVTGQILTADCGQTL; this comes from the coding sequence ATGGAAATGAAAAATAAAACAGCCCTTGTCACAGGAGGCGGCACAGGGATCGGCAGAGCGGTATCGCTCTCTTTGGCAAACCGAGGGGCAGCGGTTGTTGTCAACTATTCGCGTTCCAAAGCGGAGGCTGAAGAGACGGTTGGAATGATTGAAAGTCAAGGCGGCCGCGCGCTCGCGGTGAAAGCCGATGTTTCTAAGATCAGTGAAGTTCAAGACATGTTTGATCGGGCGGTGGGCGAGTTCGGTACCGTCGATCTGCTCGTCAACAATGCAAGCATCACCAGGCATATCGAGCTTGATGACTTGGAAGGGGCTTCTGAAGAAGTCTGGGATGAACTGTATGCGGTAAATGTCAAAGGGATGTTTAATTGTGCGAGAGCGGCGGCACCTTTTATGAAGCGAAATAAACAAGGCGCCATCGTAAATGTCGGCAGCATCGCCGGGCTTACCGGTTCAGGCTCTTCGTTACCCTATGCCGTATCAAAAGCGGCGGTCCACGGTCTGACGAAATCATTGGCGCATGCGCTTGCTCCTGATATTAGAGTCAGCTGTGTGGCACCGGGCGCGGTATCAACGAGATGGTGGGAGGGGAATGAAGAGAAAATGAAGCGGCTCAGCCAAAAGCTCCCGCTTGAGCGGATAGCGGAACCGGAAGATATCGCCTTGCTCATTTGTGCGCTGCTCGAACAAGAAACAGTTACAGGCCAAATCTTAACGGCTGACTGCGGTCAAACATTATAG
- a CDS encoding class I SAM-dependent methyltransferase, producing MRRLQSLEAIEKVKNGDYHVLRDAEWLKYLVLTEEQNINLERISSLENMPQNPVFLYVEQTLSILEKADIPELEKEIIEEVLIWSEAAKCGQPHKRKEWREKGFQLAIHNIGSAQIYADRRQAYMPERQDIEELIHILIVTHGLVGQYIRGETRYRQFTPLIDWIETSELQHIDIRRVLYVLNKCIIEAVSPALWDSIERDVNRVIGQICTGERNKDWPFAERIRKLRGQALDSGEDSSRYERFLREHSAEDTLRRFFQRIDLWYVESALSSFSFEEFVKIFLLVLRSVNPLSVKHISFEPLMKDMYRDYQGVRHINVYKKRIIEACLKEMSISDLLYGEVPVNEHVSLAVQPFDQASEIVGVTFSFSQAGLKLIEFCQEAEKSPLYERAIVLLYDFFEFRKDSFDRLQNEAAYLSDMNGAEDYKKKIADYAVGERMLDIGAGGGVMLDLLTDQHPEAEVIGIDLSVNVIEELQKRKVREHKPWHVKQADALDLPEYFEQESVDTIVFSSILHELFSYIPYEGKKFNHLVIAQALKSSFDILKPGGRIIIRDGIMTENKEETRRIRFKDPDGMDFLKRYVHDFKGRKVQMLEAEKDAAVLFVNDAMEFLYTYTWGEEAYPHEVQEQFGYFTPSEFRRCIEKELGERANILVFEHYVQEGYEEHLYPKIELTDRLGRRVPLPDSTCFIVIEKKHL from the coding sequence ATGAGGCGTTTACAATCGTTAGAAGCCATTGAAAAAGTAAAAAACGGGGATTATCATGTTTTGCGGGATGCCGAATGGCTGAAGTATCTCGTTTTAACTGAAGAGCAAAATATCAACCTGGAGCGGATTTCTTCGCTAGAGAACATGCCTCAGAATCCCGTTTTTCTTTATGTTGAACAGACGCTCTCTATTTTGGAGAAAGCTGACATTCCTGAGCTGGAAAAAGAAATCATTGAAGAGGTTCTCATATGGAGTGAAGCGGCTAAGTGCGGCCAGCCTCATAAAAGAAAGGAATGGCGTGAAAAAGGTTTTCAGCTTGCGATCCATAATATCGGGTCGGCGCAGATTTATGCTGATCGAAGACAGGCGTACATGCCGGAACGGCAGGATATTGAAGAACTCATCCATATTTTGATTGTGACGCATGGACTCGTCGGACAGTATATCCGCGGGGAAACAAGGTATCGCCAATTCACTCCTCTTATCGATTGGATTGAAACATCTGAACTTCAGCACATCGATATCAGGCGGGTTCTATACGTGCTGAACAAATGTATCATTGAAGCGGTATCGCCGGCGCTTTGGGATTCGATAGAACGAGACGTGAACCGGGTAATCGGCCAAATCTGCACAGGAGAAAGAAATAAAGACTGGCCGTTTGCGGAAAGGATCAGAAAACTGCGGGGACAAGCGCTCGATTCCGGTGAAGACAGCAGCCGGTACGAGCGGTTTTTGAGGGAGCATTCGGCGGAAGATACGCTGAGACGCTTCTTTCAGCGGATTGATTTATGGTATGTGGAATCCGCCTTGTCATCATTCAGTTTTGAAGAGTTTGTCAAAATCTTTCTGCTCGTGCTTCGTTCTGTCAACCCTTTATCAGTCAAGCACATCAGCTTTGAGCCGCTGATGAAGGACATGTACCGTGATTACCAGGGTGTGAGGCATATAAATGTTTATAAAAAACGAATTATCGAAGCGTGCTTAAAAGAGATGTCGATCAGCGATTTGCTTTACGGCGAGGTGCCTGTAAATGAACACGTTTCGCTTGCTGTTCAGCCGTTTGATCAGGCTTCTGAGATTGTCGGCGTCACGTTTTCATTTTCGCAGGCAGGACTGAAGCTGATTGAATTTTGCCAGGAAGCGGAGAAATCGCCTTTATATGAACGGGCGATCGTGCTGCTTTATGATTTTTTTGAGTTTCGCAAGGATTCGTTTGACCGGCTGCAAAATGAAGCGGCTTATCTGTCTGATATGAACGGTGCTGAAGATTATAAAAAGAAGATTGCCGATTATGCCGTTGGAGAAAGAATGCTCGACATCGGAGCCGGAGGCGGCGTGATGCTTGATTTGCTGACAGACCAGCATCCAGAAGCAGAGGTCATCGGAATCGACCTTTCCGTCAATGTCATTGAGGAGCTCCAAAAAAGAAAAGTGCGCGAACATAAGCCCTGGCATGTGAAACAGGCTGATGCATTGGACCTGCCTGAGTACTTTGAGCAGGAAAGCGTCGACACCATCGTATTCTCATCGATATTGCACGAATTGTTTTCATACATTCCGTATGAAGGGAAAAAATTTAATCATCTCGTCATTGCCCAAGCGTTAAAAAGCTCCTTTGACATTCTGAAGCCGGGAGGCAGAATCATCATCAGGGACGGAATCATGACCGAAAACAAAGAGGAAACGCGGCGGATACGGTTTAAAGACCCGGATGGAATGGATTTCTTGAAGCGGTATGTCCATGATTTTAAAGGGAGAAAGGTGCAAATGCTTGAGGCTGAGAAGGACGCGGCTGTACTGTTTGTGAATGATGCAATGGAATTCCTCTATACATATACATGGGGAGAAGAAGCCTATCCGCATGAAGTGCAGGAGCAGTTCGGCTATTTTACGCCGTCTGAATTCCGCCGCTGTATCGAGAAAGAATTAGGGGAACGTGCGAACATTCTGGTGTTCGAACACTATGTGCAGGAAGGATATGAAGAACACCTTTACCCTAAAATCGAGCTGACAGACCGGCTCGGCCGGCGTGTGCCGCTGCCGGACAGCACTTGTTTTATTGTAATTGAAAAAAAGCACCTCTAG
- a CDS encoding DUF4352 domain-containing protein has protein sequence MRSKKFFLMMLLMIVAVVSTACGGSKSASGEKEDTKKADNAEVKILSSEYTLPDDSSTNLHENELILKINVSVKNTGKEPLMVDKSQFSLYEGDSKMSDVSVYDERNKRLRSSTLNSDKEVDGNIYYIVEKGKKFQLEYTPDMYGENKADPVKFEIDGGSDELLKTAKKLEDPAKALLAYTDVTIFGKDNNNFDKLVDENKREVVTDYLEGAQKSIVRSLGYYDEEDVDKKKLNKLISAIQNAYQEKSQVKAVTKSISGDEATVEATVTPIDNTDVQKKVKKRLEDYVKDSGKDFMSRDELINPAIDIMSEEIKKAEATSSEKTVEVKLEKSKNDKWKIDADNYKTEQYFSSFLKSNN, from the coding sequence ATGCGAAGTAAAAAGTTTTTTCTGATGATGCTTTTGATGATTGTAGCAGTCGTGTCAACAGCCTGCGGAGGCAGCAAAAGCGCGAGCGGAGAGAAAGAAGATACGAAAAAAGCAGATAATGCAGAAGTTAAAATCCTAAGCTCCGAATATACGCTTCCTGATGATTCATCAACAAACCTGCACGAAAATGAACTTATACTAAAGATCAATGTTTCCGTGAAAAATACAGGGAAAGAACCATTAATGGTTGATAAAAGCCAATTCAGCCTTTACGAAGGCGACTCAAAAATGTCGGACGTCAGCGTATATGATGAAAGAAACAAAAGGCTTCGCTCTTCGACGCTGAATTCTGACAAAGAAGTCGACGGAAATATCTATTACATCGTTGAAAAAGGCAAAAAGTTTCAGCTTGAATACACACCTGACATGTACGGTGAAAATAAAGCCGATCCTGTCAAATTCGAGATCGACGGCGGCAGCGACGAATTACTGAAAACGGCCAAAAAACTTGAAGATCCGGCAAAAGCTTTGCTAGCTTACACAGACGTAACGATTTTCGGCAAAGACAATAATAACTTTGATAAACTGGTCGACGAAAACAAACGTGAAGTCGTTACCGATTACCTTGAAGGCGCTCAAAAATCTATCGTTCGCTCTTTAGGATATTATGATGAAGAAGATGTGGATAAAAAGAAATTGAATAAACTGATCAGCGCCATCCAAAACGCCTATCAAGAAAAATCTCAAGTCAAAGCAGTTACAAAATCAATTTCAGGCGATGAAGCAACTGTTGAGGCAACCGTTACGCCAATCGATAATACAGATGTCCAAAAGAAAGTGAAGAAAAGACTGGAAGACTATGTGAAAGACAGCGGCAAAGACTTCATGTCCAGAGATGAATTGATCAATCCTGCGATTGACATCATGAGTGAAGAAATCAAAAAAGCAGAGGCGACTTCAAGTGAGAAAACCGTTGAAGTCAAACTTGAAAAATCAAAAAATGACAAATGGAAAATTGATGCTGATAATTACAAGACCGAACAATACTTCTCAAGCTTCCTTAAAAGCAACAACTAA
- a CDS encoding YfcC family protein: protein MSNGTPQKTKLHFPHTYALIFFIIILAALASYFIPSGEFKRVEEDGQTVIVQGSYKQTDAGPVGFFEMFKAIPEGMIQSADIIFYIFLIGGAFGIIHQTGMIRAGVHVLVQRLKKRGFLLIPVTMFVFSIGGATIGLSEETIIFIPIGIAVARALGYDSMTGLAMISLGAAAGFTGGMLNPFTVGIAQTIAEVPVFSAFGYRLAVYAAMLGFSIFYVMRYAQQVKAHPNTGLMYGSETEINEETAAGHADLSFTGRHGLVLLITALGFGINMFGVFQWGWFLSELSAGFLIIGFAAGLAGGRGINNTFHSFVDGMKQVVYGALIVGFARAIVIVLENGHIIDTIINSLASAISSLPNEISAIGMFAVQIAINTFIPSGSGQAATTMPLMAPLADLLGFERQIAVFAYQYGDGITNSIIPTSGVLLASLSIAGVPYERWVKFVWKLIAGWIIIGAAAIVIAMIIGIK from the coding sequence ATGAGCAATGGCACCCCACAGAAAACAAAACTGCACTTCCCACATACTTATGCTTTGATTTTTTTCATTATCATTTTAGCTGCACTGGCTTCATACTTCATTCCATCAGGAGAATTTAAGCGGGTTGAAGAAGACGGCCAAACGGTTATCGTACAAGGGAGCTACAAGCAGACTGACGCAGGTCCGGTCGGTTTTTTCGAGATGTTTAAAGCCATACCGGAGGGCATGATTCAATCGGCGGATATTATTTTTTATATCTTTTTAATAGGCGGAGCTTTTGGCATCATCCATCAGACCGGTATGATTCGCGCCGGTGTCCATGTGCTCGTGCAGCGCTTGAAGAAACGCGGCTTCCTCCTGATCCCCGTCACCATGTTCGTCTTTTCCATCGGAGGCGCAACGATCGGTTTGTCTGAAGAGACGATTATTTTTATTCCGATCGGAATCGCTGTTGCGAGAGCGCTTGGCTATGATTCAATGACAGGGCTGGCGATGATTTCTCTAGGCGCGGCTGCAGGGTTCACCGGCGGCATGTTGAATCCGTTCACAGTCGGAATTGCACAGACAATTGCGGAAGTCCCGGTGTTTAGCGCCTTCGGTTATAGACTGGCCGTTTATGCCGCCATGCTCGGTTTCTCCATTTTTTATGTCATGCGTTATGCTCAACAAGTCAAAGCGCACCCGAATACCGGTTTGATGTATGGAAGCGAAACAGAGATAAATGAAGAGACAGCCGCAGGACACGCTGATCTTTCCTTCACCGGAAGACACGGCCTCGTCCTGCTGATTACAGCATTGGGCTTCGGCATCAATATGTTCGGTGTTTTTCAATGGGGATGGTTTTTAAGCGAGCTGTCGGCCGGCTTTCTCATCATCGGCTTTGCCGCCGGTCTTGCGGGAGGACGCGGCATCAACAACACCTTCCATTCGTTTGTCGACGGCATGAAACAGGTTGTATACGGAGCGCTGATCGTCGGCTTCGCCCGTGCCATCGTCATCGTATTGGAAAACGGACATATTATCGATACGATCATCAACAGCCTTGCTTCAGCAATCAGCTCGCTTCCGAATGAAATCAGCGCCATCGGCATGTTCGCCGTACAAATCGCGATTAACACGTTTATTCCATCCGGAAGCGGACAGGCAGCCACAACGATGCCGCTTATGGCGCCTCTGGCCGATTTATTGGGATTCGAACGTCAGATTGCCGTATTCGCTTATCAATACGGAGATGGGATCACCAACTCAATCATCCCGACCTCCGGCGTATTGCTGGCTTCACTGTCAATCGCAGGCGTCCCTTATGAACGCTGGGTCAAGTTTGTCTGGAAGCTGATCGCAGGCTGGATTATCATCGGCGCCGCTGCGATTGTTATCGCTATGATAATTGGTATTAAGTAA
- a CDS encoding M20 family metallopeptidase, which translates to MKKQIEKEIENIREELLHISQYIGNHPELGHEEFKASKILSEELKKHGFQVELGTCGLATAFTAEFDSGRPGPSIGFMAEYDALPDLGHACGHNLIGTMAVGAAIGVSKVIASCGGKVYVYGTPAEETKGGKVTMAEQGVFDHLDAAMMVHPYCRHEKSGTSLAMDAIQFEFFGKASHAAGAPHEGINALDAVIQTFNGINALRQHILPDARIHGIIPEGGKAANVVPDYAVAQFYVRGTERAYVNELLDKVKNCAKAAALATGARLESSFYELSYDDLKTNETLSDAFTQNMIELGVDPDSIHEKADGGGSVDMGNVSQIAPSIHPYVQICDEPYACHTPEFREAAMSSRGFEGLMLGAKSMAFTAYDVLINEELLKKIKEEFNLLKALA; encoded by the coding sequence ATGAAAAAACAAATTGAGAAAGAGATCGAAAATATTCGTGAAGAGCTGCTGCATATCAGCCAGTATATAGGCAATCATCCTGAACTGGGGCACGAAGAATTCAAAGCTTCAAAGATTCTGTCCGAGGAGCTGAAAAAACACGGTTTTCAGGTGGAATTAGGCACATGCGGCCTTGCGACGGCGTTTACGGCCGAGTTTGACAGCGGCCGTCCCGGTCCTTCCATTGGATTTATGGCTGAATATGATGCATTGCCTGACCTTGGCCATGCCTGCGGGCACAATTTGATCGGCACGATGGCGGTCGGCGCCGCAATCGGCGTCAGCAAAGTGATTGCATCGTGCGGAGGAAAAGTGTATGTTTACGGAACTCCTGCGGAGGAGACGAAAGGCGGAAAAGTAACCATGGCCGAACAAGGGGTTTTTGATCACTTGGACGCCGCTATGATGGTTCATCCGTATTGCAGGCATGAAAAAAGCGGGACATCGCTGGCGATGGATGCGATCCAATTCGAATTCTTCGGAAAGGCTTCGCATGCGGCGGGAGCACCTCACGAAGGAATCAATGCGCTCGATGCCGTCATTCAGACATTCAACGGCATTAATGCGCTCAGACAGCACATTCTCCCTGATGCCCGGATTCACGGGATTATTCCGGAGGGAGGGAAAGCGGCGAATGTTGTGCCGGATTACGCGGTTGCCCAGTTTTACGTCAGAGGAACGGAACGCGCTTATGTCAATGAACTGCTCGATAAAGTGAAAAATTGTGCAAAAGCGGCCGCACTTGCGACCGGAGCCCGGCTTGAGAGCTCTTTTTATGAGCTGTCTTACGATGATTTGAAAACAAATGAAACGCTGTCAGACGCTTTTACACAAAACATGATCGAGTTGGGCGTCGATCCGGATTCGATTCATGAAAAAGCGGACGGAGGAGGTTCGGTTGATATGGGGAATGTCAGCCAGATCGCGCCTTCCATTCATCCTTATGTGCAAATTTGCGATGAGCCGTATGCGTGCCACACACCCGAGTTTCGTGAAGCGGCCATGAGCAGCCGGGGGTTCGAAGGCTTGATGCTCGGCGCAAAATCTATGGCATTCACCGCATATGATGTGCTCATCAATGAAGAGCTGCTGAAAAAAATAAAGGAAGAATTCAACCTTTTAAAGGCGCTGGCCTAA
- a CDS encoding GNAT family N-acetyltransferase has protein sequence MNIRRLHPEHEPPLDLLLTADPSEKLVNDYLERGQCYTAEIDRRIAGVYVLLPTRPETAELVNIAVKEDLQGKGIGRQLVMHAIETAKAQGFKTIEIGTGNSSIGQLALYQKCGFRITGIDRNFFLRHYEKPIYENGMRCIDMIRLSLDL, from the coding sequence ATGAACATTCGGAGATTGCATCCAGAACATGAGCCGCCGCTTGATTTGCTGTTGACGGCAGACCCTTCCGAAAAACTGGTTAACGATTACCTCGAACGGGGACAGTGCTATACAGCCGAAATCGACCGCCGGATTGCCGGTGTCTATGTGCTGCTGCCGACGAGGCCTGAAACGGCAGAGCTCGTCAATATCGCCGTCAAAGAAGATCTGCAGGGAAAAGGAATCGGCAGACAATTGGTTATGCATGCGATTGAAACAGCGAAAGCTCAAGGATTTAAGACGATTGAAATCGGAACCGGGAATTCAAGCATCGGTCAGCTGGCGCTCTATCAAAAATGCGGATTTAGAATCACCGGCATCGACCGGAACTTTTTCCTGAGACATTACGAGAAGCCGATATACGAAAACGGCATGCGCTGCATCGATATGATCCGCTTATCGCTCGACCTGTAA
- a CDS encoding amidase, protein MNISDYVKHDAVALSKLIKHGEVTVNELIDAAFSRLEEVNPELNAVIRTRKEQVKIESKQLDIRHQPFAGVPILLKDISQALKGEPLTAGAKLLSSYKPKRDSNFVAKLRGAGFLFLGQTNTPEYGLKNISEPELYGPSRNPWNTDYSPGGSSGGSAAAVAAGIVPLAGASDGGGSIRIPASFTGLFGLKPTRGRTPVGPGAGRQWQGASIDFVLSRTVRDSAALLDILQTIQPEAAFQTPLFPGQYEEDMKKGLERPLKIAFSVESPVGTPVSDEAKQAVRRTVRWLEAQGHHVEEQTNGVDGIRLMENYYLMNSGEISAMILGMEKTLGRAITVQDVEIVTWVLNEAGKKVSAAEFTASLASWDRAAAQMAAFHETYDLYVTPATAYPAPKVGELTHTEKEAEALLKVSELEKIEQQSLIYQMFLKSLTYTPFTQLANLTGQPAMSVPVHLTNEGLPLGVQVTAPKGKEHWLLRTAHLLEQSDLWIGMKGNPMLGSL, encoded by the coding sequence ATGAATATATCTGACTATGTAAAGCATGACGCGGTTGCTTTATCTAAGCTTATCAAACATGGGGAAGTAACGGTCAACGAATTAATCGACGCTGCTTTTTCCCGTCTTGAAGAAGTCAATCCAGAACTGAATGCAGTCATTCGGACAAGAAAAGAGCAGGTCAAAATTGAATCCAAACAGCTTGACATCAGACACCAGCCGTTTGCCGGGGTGCCGATTCTTTTAAAGGACATTTCCCAAGCGTTGAAAGGGGAGCCTCTCACAGCCGGCGCCAAGCTGCTTTCATCTTATAAACCAAAGCGCGATTCGAATTTCGTCGCGAAATTGCGCGGCGCCGGTTTTTTATTTCTCGGACAGACGAATACACCCGAATACGGATTAAAAAATATTTCTGAGCCTGAATTGTATGGGCCGTCGCGAAATCCTTGGAACACTGATTATTCACCCGGGGGTTCAAGCGGCGGTTCTGCGGCTGCGGTGGCGGCCGGAATCGTTCCACTTGCAGGGGCAAGCGACGGGGGAGGCTCCATCCGGATACCGGCTTCCTTTACCGGACTATTCGGTCTGAAACCGACCCGGGGCAGAACGCCTGTAGGACCGGGCGCCGGACGGCAGTGGCAGGGGGCATCGATCGATTTTGTGCTGTCCCGTACGGTCAGGGACAGCGCGGCGCTCCTGGATATTCTGCAAACCATTCAGCCTGAAGCCGCTTTTCAAACGCCTTTATTTCCAGGTCAGTATGAAGAGGATATGAAAAAAGGGCTGGAGCGCCCTTTGAAAATCGCATTCTCTGTAGAATCACCCGTCGGAACGCCTGTCAGCGATGAAGCCAAACAAGCCGTCCGCCGCACCGTTCGATGGCTGGAAGCGCAGGGACACCATGTCGAAGAGCAGACGAACGGCGTTGACGGAATCCGGTTAATGGAGAACTACTACTTAATGAACAGCGGTGAAATTTCCGCGATGATTCTTGGAATGGAAAAAACGCTTGGAAGAGCGATCACTGTTCAGGACGTTGAAATTGTCACATGGGTGCTGAATGAAGCAGGCAAAAAAGTGTCGGCAGCCGAATTTACAGCAAGCCTTGCTTCCTGGGATCGAGCAGCTGCACAAATGGCGGCGTTTCATGAGACCTATGATCTGTATGTGACCCCGGCAACGGCTTACCCCGCTCCAAAGGTCGGCGAGCTCACCCATACCGAAAAAGAAGCCGAAGCGCTCCTGAAAGTAAGTGAGCTGGAAAAAATCGAGCAGCAGTCGCTGATTTATCAAATGTTTTTGAAAAGCTTGACATATACACCATTCACACAGCTTGCCAACTTAACCGGACAGCCTGCAATGAGCGTCCCGGTCCATCTGACAAATGAAGGTTTGCCGCTGGGTGTTCAAGTGACGGCTCCGAAAGGAAAGGAACATTGGCTGCTGCGCACCGCCCATTTATTAGAGCAATCAGACTTATGGATCGGAATGAAAGGAAATCCAATGCTCGGCAGTCTGTAA
- the pepF gene encoding oligoendopeptidase F, whose amino-acid sequence MEKVAEKRPKRCEVPEELTWNLTDLFSSYETWEDALVKIEEDLASIGSFKGRLHEGAGVLLDCLSLREILLKRLVRAAAYTHLRKSEDLTNPVNQADASRMAALQAKINAGLSFIQSEILEFPENQVETYIKNEKGLEPFSKMLTEIMELKPYKLAPETEEALAVLGEIHDAPYKIFGMAKLADMQFSPIQDRNGNTLANSFALYEGKYMFSPDTHIRRTAFDSFTNTLQTYKNTIAAIYETEVKKQVSMSRLRGYESVTHMLLQPQSVTLEMYRNQLDVIKNELAPHMRKYAALKKRVLDLDEMRFCDLQAPLDHDFSPKTTYEQAGRMILDALQVMGPEYTEVMETALTERWVDLADNIGKSTGAFCSSPYGAHPFILMTWTDTMRDAFTLAHELGHAGHFYFANREQRIMNVRPSLYFIEAPSTMNEMLLAQHLFSKTNDPKMKRWVINQLMGTYYHNFVTHLLEGEYQRRVYELAEQGHALTASVLSEQTSAVLSEFWGSGVKVDEGASLTWMRQPHYYMGLYPYTYSAGLTASTIVSQQIKEEGRPAVDRWLNVLKAGGTMKPLDLLKHAGVDMSTDQPIRRAVTYVGTLVDELEKLYDKKEDRPD is encoded by the coding sequence TTGGAAAAAGTGGCAGAAAAAAGACCAAAGCGCTGTGAGGTGCCGGAGGAACTGACTTGGAATCTTACTGATTTATTTTCTTCTTATGAAACTTGGGAAGACGCACTTGTGAAAATTGAGGAAGATCTCGCATCCATCGGCTCATTTAAAGGAAGGCTGCATGAAGGAGCCGGCGTATTGCTGGATTGTTTATCGCTGCGGGAGATACTGCTGAAGCGCCTAGTCCGGGCCGCCGCCTATACTCACCTCAGAAAGTCCGAAGATTTGACAAACCCCGTCAACCAAGCTGATGCTTCAAGGATGGCCGCGCTGCAAGCAAAAATAAACGCCGGGCTTTCATTTATCCAATCGGAAATTCTTGAATTCCCCGAAAATCAAGTGGAGACGTACATAAAAAACGAGAAAGGACTGGAGCCTTTCAGCAAAATGCTGACGGAGATAATGGAACTCAAGCCGTATAAACTTGCTCCCGAAACAGAGGAAGCGCTAGCCGTTTTAGGCGAAATACATGATGCCCCGTACAAAATTTTCGGGATGGCGAAGCTTGCGGATATGCAATTTTCCCCGATTCAGGACCGAAACGGCAATACACTCGCCAATTCGTTCGCGTTATATGAAGGAAAATACATGTTCTCTCCTGATACGCATATTCGCAGAACCGCATTCGACTCCTTTACCAATACCCTGCAAACATACAAAAACACCATCGCCGCCATCTATGAAACAGAGGTCAAAAAACAGGTCAGCATGTCAAGGCTGCGCGGATATGAATCCGTCACCCATATGCTTCTTCAGCCGCAAAGCGTCACGCTCGAAATGTACCGCAACCAGCTTGATGTGATTAAAAACGAACTTGCACCTCATATGCGCAAGTATGCCGCCTTGAAAAAACGCGTATTAGACCTCGACGAAATGCGCTTCTGCGATTTGCAGGCTCCGCTCGATCACGACTTCAGTCCAAAGACGACTTACGAACAGGCCGGCCGGATGATCTTGGACGCTTTACAAGTGATGGGGCCGGAGTACACGGAAGTCATGGAAACCGCCTTGACTGAGCGGTGGGTTGATCTCGCTGACAATATCGGCAAATCAACGGGCGCGTTTTGTTCAAGTCCGTACGGAGCGCATCCTTTCATTTTGATGACATGGACGGATACGATGCGGGATGCCTTTACCCTTGCCCATGAACTCGGTCATGCCGGCCATTTTTACTTTGCCAACCGAGAGCAGCGCATCATGAATGTCAGACCGTCTCTATATTTCATTGAAGCGCCTTCTACAATGAACGAAATGCTTCTCGCTCAGCATTTGTTTTCCAAAACAAATGATCCGAAAATGAAGCGCTGGGTCATCAACCAGCTGATGGGCACGTATTACCACAATTTCGTCACCCATCTGCTTGAGGGGGAATATCAGCGGAGAGTCTATGAGCTCGCCGAACAGGGGCACGCACTTACCGCTTCCGTACTGTCTGAGCAAACTAGCGCCGTGCTCTCCGAATTCTGGGGCAGCGGAGTTAAGGTTGATGAAGGAGCAAGCTTAACATGGATGCGTCAGCCACACTATTACATGGGGTTATACCCTTACACCTATTCTGCCGGGCTGACAGCATCGACGATCGTCTCGCAACAGATCAAAGAAGAAGGCCGCCCTGCCGTAGACAGATGGCTGAACGTTTTAAAAGCAGGCGGTACCATGAAGCCGCTGGACTTGTTGAAACACGCCGGTGTCGACATGTCGACAGACCAGCCGATCCGCCGGGCTGTGACGTATGTCGGAACATTGGTTGACGAGCTTGAAAAACTGTACGATAAAAAAGAAGACCGGCCTGATTAA
- a CDS encoding GlsB/YeaQ/YmgE family stress response membrane protein, with protein MFGFIWSLIIGGILGWLAGLIIRRDVPGGIIGNIIAGFIGSWLGSMILGRWGPVVGGFNIIPALIGAIILIFIVSLVMRSMGGRNRNAQ; from the coding sequence ATGTTTGGTTTTATTTGGTCATTGATCATTGGCGGAATTTTGGGCTGGCTGGCCGGCCTCATTATCAGACGTGATGTACCCGGAGGAATCATTGGAAATATTATTGCGGGATTTATCGGTTCATGGCTCGGCTCGATGATTTTGGGGCGCTGGGGTCCGGTGGTCGGCGGGTTTAATATCATACCGGCCTTGATCGGGGCGATCATTTTGATCTTCATCGTCAGCCTCGTCATGAGAAGCATGGGCGGTCGAAATCGCAATGCTCAATAA